AGGATCACGTCGCGAAGTCGCGGCATGCGGTAGGGCGGCAGCTCCATGAGGAACATGCCCTGCTCGCCTTTGACGACCCACTTCTTGAGGGCCCAGGAAGCGATTACGGCCATGACGATGCCCGCCAGGTAGAGCAGGAACAGGGTGAGTCCCTGGTAGCCGATAAAGCCGAACTCACCCTTGGGAATGAACGCGGCGATCATCAGGGTGTAGACCGGAAGCCGCGCCGAGCAGGTCATCAGCGGTGCCACCAGAATGGTGATGAGCCGGTCGCGCTGGTTTTCAATGGTTCGCGCGGCCATGACGCCGGGAATCGCGCAGGCGAACGAGGAGAGCAGCGGCACCACCGAGCGTCCGCTCAGCCCCACGTTTTTCATGACGCGGTCCATGATGAAGGCCGCGCGTGCCATGTAGCCCGTGTCCTCGAGCATGCCGAGGAAGAAGAACAGAATGAGAATCTGCGGCAGGAAGATCACCACCGCCCCGACGCCGGCAACGACGCCGTCGACGAGCAGGTCACGAATGGGCCCGGCCGGCAGGGTGGCGGCGATGAAGCTGCCGGCCCAGACAGTAGCGTCGTCGATGAAGTTCATGAACGGCTCGGCCCAAGCGAAAACCGACTGGAAAATGAGCATCAGGATGAGCAGGAAGAGCGCGGGACCCGCAATTTTGTGGGTGAGCACGGCGTCCAGGCGCTCGGTGAGCGTGCGCTGCCCACCCATGTCGCGGCGGCTCGTGACCCTGGCGGCCAGCGGCGTGAGCCACTCGTAGCGACCGACGATCTCGGCGCTCTCGTATTCGATTCCGTTTGATTCAAGTTCCGCGCGGGCGGTATCGACCGCCTCCCAGAAGGGCAGGTTGTGGTGTGCTTCAAAGGAACTCGAACGCCGCGTGGTCAGCGCGCGAACCGCGTCGACGAAGCGCTCGGCGTGGCTCAGGTGCGGAATGTCTTTCTCAATGCGTTCTTCGAGTTCTGCGACCTTCGCTTCCACTTCGGGCTGCAGCTTCCAGTGACGAAGCGGACAGGCCGGGAAAGGAGCGGCGATGACTTCCTTGAGTGCCTCGATCCCCTTGCCGCGCGAGGCGACGATGGGGAAGACGGGCACGCCGAGCTCTTTGGAAAGGGCATCAGCATCGATGGTGATGCCGTCCTTCTCGGCGGCGTCGATCATGTTGAGCGCGACCAGCGTCGGAATGCCCAGGTCCATGATCTGGGAAGCCAGGTAGAGGTTGCGCTCGAGGTTGCTGGCATCGAGCACGCAGACCACGGCCTGCGGTGCGGGCGTGCCTTCCATCTCTCCGATGAGCACGCGGTAGGCGATCTCTTCGTCGAGGCTCTTGGGGTTGAGCGAGTAAGTGCCCGGCACGTCGATGATGTCGACGGGGTCGCTGCCGCCCGGCGCGAGCATCTGGCCGACCTTGCGCTCCACGGTGACGCCGGGATAGTTGCCGACTTTCTGGCGCAAGCCCGTGAGCTGGTTGAAGAGCGCGGTCTTGCCCACGTTGGGATTGCCGGCAAGCGCCACCACGCGGCGCGCGGGTTGTGCCGGCGATGCAGGCGAGGGGAGTTTTTCGGCTTCCTGGGACATGACTTACTTCAGTGGTTCGATGACGATCTTGTGCGCTTCTTCTTTTCGGATGGAGAGGTGGTAGTCGCGAACCTTGAGATCGATGGGATCTCCGAGCGGGGCGAAGCGCGAGACCGTGAGCTCGGTGCCCACGAGCACGCCCATCTCCATCACGCGAATGGGGGCCGGGCCGTCCCATCCGGTCACGCGGCCCCTCTGGCCGGGTTTGAGTTCGCTGAGCTTCACGCGAGTCTTCCTGGCGCCTTATTGGCGCGCTGCGCCGATTCCTTAATTGAAAATCATATTCAAATTCAAGGCCTGCCCCCAAAGCCGGGACAGTGCCCGTAGGGGCATCCCTGAATTACTCGAAATCGACTCCGCTGTCACCCGGCGCCAGAGAGTGCTCAGGCGCGCTTTTCGAAGATTCCTACCACCTGGGGCACGGGCTTGTTCCCGTGGGGATGGGGGGTGGCATCAAGTTTACGGGTCTCAAACCCGAGCCGCTCGAAGCGCTCCCGGATCCCCTCGCGCGTGGAGGCAAAGGGCGGCCCGCTGAGCGGATCCTCGCGCCCGGGAAAGCAGGGAAGGTTGAACCACACGCCGATGACCAGGCCGCCGGGCTTCAAAACCCGATGGAGCTCGCGCACGTAGTCGTCGCGGCGCGCCGGTTCGATGGCGGCGTAGCAGGTGTGTTCGGCGATGATGTCGAAGCGCCCGGTCCAGTCCCCGGGCATGGCGAGCACGTCGACCTGCGCAGTCTCGAGCGCGACGTTGGCGCGCGCGGCGCCGGCCTTTGTTTC
The Chrysiogenia bacterium genome window above contains:
- a CDS encoding ferrous iron transport protein A translates to MKLSELKPGQRGRVTGWDGPAPIRVMEMGVLVGTELTVSRFAPLGDPIDLKVRDYHLSIRKEEAHKIVIEPLK
- a CDS encoding methyltransferase domain-containing protein translates to LPWDLGEALLPLRELFEQDAPKPPRTVLVPGCGKGHDAIYLASLGYAVTAADFIAAALEETKAGAARANVALETAQVDVLAMPGDWTGRFDIIAEHTCYAAIEPARRDDYVRELHRVLKPGGLVIGVWFNLPCFPGREDPLSGPPFASTREGIRERFERLGFETRKLDATPHPHGNKPVPQVVGIFEKRA
- the feoB gene encoding ferrous iron transport protein B; its protein translation is MSQEAEKLPSPASPAQPARRVVALAGNPNVGKTALFNQLTGLRQKVGNYPGVTVERKVGQMLAPGGSDPVDIIDVPGTYSLNPKSLDEEIAYRVLIGEMEGTPAPQAVVCVLDASNLERNLYLASQIMDLGIPTLVALNMIDAAEKDGITIDADALSKELGVPVFPIVASRGKGIEALKEVIAAPFPACPLRHWKLQPEVEAKVAELEERIEKDIPHLSHAERFVDAVRALTTRRSSSFEAHHNLPFWEAVDTARAELESNGIEYESAEIVGRYEWLTPLAARVTSRRDMGGQRTLTERLDAVLTHKIAGPALFLLILMLIFQSVFAWAEPFMNFIDDATVWAGSFIAATLPAGPIRDLLVDGVVAGVGAVVIFLPQILILFFFLGMLEDTGYMARAAFIMDRVMKNVGLSGRSVVPLLSSFACAIPGVMAARTIENQRDRLITILVAPLMTCSARLPVYTLMIAAFIPKGEFGFIGYQGLTLFLLYLAGIVMAVIASWALKKWVVKGEQGMFLMELPPYRMPRLRDVILRMSERAKLFLTRAGTVILSLSVVLWFLASFPVTEPPAAQTARAAQIEAQLENDLPEARRASLEEELVSIEDAAASAQLRGSVIGRMGQAIEPLIRPLGYDWKIGIALITSFAAREVLVSTLGTIYSVGDADEESSSLKERMIADTYPDGTPVWTPMVAVSVMVFFVFALQCMSTVAIVRRETGTWKWPVFMLAYMGILAYVASFVVYHGGKAMGFN